One Amblyomma americanum isolate KBUSLIRL-KWMA chromosome 8, ASM5285725v1, whole genome shotgun sequence DNA window includes the following coding sequences:
- the LOC144102208 gene encoding protein argonaute-2-like — MGKGKRKDKKKNDSAAGPPAVPSASGGNQATASAPSPAGATAPAPSPAGPSRVSFAQALQQGAAASLQPRAVSRGPTPAVEPRAQPTAQPSASRPSYGAAAAAGSANVAASSPRPASAAAAVSGTQPAAAALPPSPPCTPPVAVTEQTPEAGDQATPGDDVRIKELERTLPSHFPRRPAHGQLGRTIQLLANHFSIEIPTGSVYHYDVDISSETAQETKVPEQKKYRCLSTKINRIVIELLVKMYRQDLANCIPAFDGRKNLYTRCQLNFRERTFTVDLEEDQRSQKFSIKIQYAATVNLDALHGVFQKRVQTVPQEVLQAIDIVLRHSPSINLAPVGRSFFRPPGPNEHNDLGGGREVWFGYYTSVRPAQWKPMLNVDMSATAFYESLPLVDFMCRFFDSRRVLTPADLRSLRDNQYVRLNRELKGLRVKVTHLPYPRKYKVVKITREAAKDIYFESEGSQISVADYFQSRYRRLSYPNFPCVQSGSPTHPVYIPLEVCELAEGQHCRKKLDESQTAEMIKRTAKPPAKRFLEIRQSVRDMVSTSEKYLREFGVKINSEPTQVVGRVLDPPTLVFENNTMCKPRDGTWDLRGQRFHKAMSMTQWIVLNVSRFTHKDCLDNFIKMLIRIGQELGMRIAQPLAVITFDTNRQPMRTVLTEQRQQYPKLEMVVAVITKATNYAEIKQVAETELSLRTQCILDNNVVQKCNAALIQNLCQKINAKMGGINNSLLMQEKPKLLHSPVIVIGADVSHPSPGDKVRPSIAACVGSLDPVPSKFHATIRVQIEDSKAKARVEIIKDLKDMVKELLLVFYRTTRYKPQRIVFYRDGVSEGQFLEVRNHEVSAIRLACAEMCPTETYEPPLTFIVVQKRHHTRFMPAHDRDGVGKCRNVPPGTTVDSVVTHPLDFDFFLCSHFGIQLEKTEAWPPRSPARKSVTEAFHFTLRPPGAL; from the exons atggggaaaggaaagcgcaaagacaagaagaaaaacgactcagctgctggacctccag cggtgccttcggccagcggtggcaatcaagccaccgcttctgctccgtcgcccgccggtgccaccgctcctgctccgtcgcccgctgGTCCGTCGCGGGTTTCTTTCGCGCAAGCACTGCAGCAGGGCGCCGCGGCCAGCCtgcagccgcgcgccgtcagccGCGGCCCGACCCCTGCCGTGGAGCCCAGAGCTCAGcccaccgctcagcccagcgcctcccgtcccagctacggggccgccgccgccgctggttccGCCAACGTAGCTGCCAGCAGCCCgcggcctgcatccgcagcagccgctgtgagtggcactcagccggcagcagctgccctaccaccgtcgccaccatgcACGCCGCCCGTTGCGGTGACAGAGCAGACCCCTgaagctggcgaccaggccactccaggcgacgatgtcaggatcaag gagctcgagcgaaccctgccctctcacttcccgcggcggcccgcccacggccagctgggccggaccatacaacttcttgccaaccacttcagcattgagataccgaccggcagcgtctaccactacgacgtcgacatctcATCGGAGACTGCccaggagaccaaggttcctgagcagaaaaagtaccgatgcctcagtacaaagatcaacaggatagTCATTGAGCTCCTAGTAAAGATGTACCGGCAAGACttggccaactgcatcccggctttcgatggccgcaagaacctgtacacgcgctgtcagctcaacttccgcgagcggacattcacagtcgacctcgaggaagaccagagaagccagaagttTAGCATCAAGATCCAGTATGCAGCCACCGTGAACCTGGAtgccctgcatggcgtcttccaaaagcgcgtgcaaactgtgccccaggaagtcctccaggccatcgacatcgtcttgaggcacagcccctcgatcaaccttgcgccggttggacgctcgtttttcagaccgccgggacccaacgagcacaatgacctcggaggaggccgggaggtgtggtttggctactacacgagtgttcgacccgcccaatggaagcccatgcttaacgtcgacatgtcagcaacagcattctacgagtcgcttccactagtagacttcatgtgcaggttcttcGACAGCCGGCGTGTGTTGACACCCGCGGACTTAcggtcattgcgcgacaaccagtacgtgcggctgaatagggagctcaaaggactccgcgtaaaagtgacgcaccttccgtacccgcgcaagtacaaagtggtcaagatcacgagggaagctgcgaaggacatctattttgaatcagaaggtagtcagatctccgtcgctgactacttccagagccgctacaggcgcttgtcgtacccgaacttcccttgcgtgcagagtggcagcccgacgcatccggtctacattcctctggaggtgtgcgagctggccgaaggccagcactgtcggaagaaactcgacgagagtcagaccgccgagatgatcaagcgcacggccaagccgccagccaagcgcttcctggagattcgtcagtctgtgcgcgacatggtcagcacCTCGGAGaagtacctgcgagagttcggcgtcaagatcaactccgaacccactcaggttgtgggcagagtgctcgacccgccaactctggtttttgagaacaacaccatgtgcaagccacgcgacggtacgtgggatctccgagggcagcgtttccacaaggcgatgtccatgacacagtggattgttctcaacgtgagccgcttcACGCACAAAGACTGCCTGGACAACTTCATcaagatgctgatccgcatcggccaagaactgggcatgcgcattgcgcagccgcttgcggtcatcacgttcgacacaaaccgccagcccatgaggaccgttctcacggagcagcgccAGCAGTACCCGaagttggagatggttgtggctgtgataacaaaagccacaaactacgctgagatcaagcaggtggcagagactgagctctccctgcgcacacaatgcatcttggacaacaacgtggtccaaaagtgtaacgcagcgctcatccaaaacctgtgccaaaagatcaacgccaagatgggcggcatcaacaatagtctcctgatgcaggagaagccAAAGCTATTACATAGTCCCGTGATCGTCatcggagcagacgtgtcgcacccatcgcctggagacaaggtgaggccatccatcgccgcgtgcgtcggaagcctagaccctgtaccgtccaagtttcacgccaccattcgggtacagattgaagactccaaGGCTAAGGCGCGAGTGGAAATTATCAAGGACCTGAAGGACATGGTCAAGGAATTGCTACTGGTTTTCTACCGCACCACCAGGTACAAGCCCCagcggatcgtcttctacagagacggagtgagcgaggggcagttcttggaagtccgtaaccatgag gtgagcgccatccggctggcgtgTGCGGAAATGTGTCCCACCGAGACCTACGAGCCACCACTAacgttcatcgtggtccagaagcggcaccacacgaggttcatgcccgccCACGACCGCGACGGTGTGGGCAAGTGTcgcaacgtcccaccaggcacgaccgtagactcggtggtcacgcacccgctggacttcgacttcttcctctgcagccacttcggcatccag CTTGAGAAAACGgaagcatggcctccgagatcgcctGCGCGCAAGAGCGTGACGGAAGCTTTCCACTTCACGttgaggccaccaggagcgctgtga
- the LOC144102209 gene encoding uncharacterized protein LOC144102209 has protein sequence MAPVSLQTVFGFDSGFDWRPTCFVNPFPPSRVCSVCGLVPSSAAMLPCLHLLCQSCYEGAGAKRNHCPFHKEPFQEEDVVWSTFSRDSILGRKVRCWNAEHGCDAEDVASAMLEHFANACQFHVVRCPECSESVRHRDIAEHLACDCEPPRARDQASEDNFSNAFMEVKGTLAKILEENAALHTKMDSFEDRLRTDTSGAFAAQSTSIADAVTAALERKFSELTTGAEAALAEDQREVTAEVRDALANIQGTMKEKNSEGCERNVSRLEDRVVKAVCEERTPADAGSSLSEMTAAKKEAASVEDEAKALELLAVASLSIRSDVLSKSASYEWTIDDWNGFCRKSSDPIRSEDVRIHGQALP, from the coding sequence ATGGCGCCCGTGAGCCTGCAGACAGTGTTCGGTTTCGACAGCGGCTTCGATTGGAGGCCGACGTGTTTTGTGAACCCGTTCCCACCATCTAGAGTGTGCAGTGTCTGCGGTCTCGTTCCttcatcggcagccatgttacCCTGTCTTCACCTGCTCTGCCAGTCGTGCTACGAGGGCGCCGGTGCCAAACGCAACCACTGCCCCTTTCACAAGGAGCCCTTCCAGGAAGAAGACGTGGTGTGGTCAACCTTCAGCAGGGACAGTATCCTCGGCCGCAAGGTACGTTGCTGGAACGCTGAGCACGGCTGCGACGCGGAGGACGTCGCATCCGCCATGTTGGAGCACTTCGCCAACGCCTGCCAGTTCCACGTCGTGAGATGCCCCGAATGCAGCGAGAGTGTCCGACACCgagacattgcggaacatctggcgTGTGACTGCGAACCACCGCGCGCACGCGACCaagcatcagaggacaacttttcgaacgcctttatggaagtcaaaggaacgctggcaaaaatattggaagaaaatgctgccctgcACACGAAGATGGATTCGTTCGAGGACCGTCTGCGCACTGATACGAGTGGCGCCTTTGCAGCGCAGTCCACCAGTATTGCCGACGCAGTGACAGCCGCCCTGGAACGCAAGTTTTCGGAGCTGACGACCGGAGCGGAGGCAGCGTTGGCTGAAGACCAACGCGAAGTCACCGCAGAGGTCAGGGACGCACTGGCTAACATCCAGGGGACCATGAAAGAGAAGAACAGCGAAGGGTGTGAGCGGAACGTGTCGCGTTTGGAGGACAGGGTTGTAAAAGCCGTTTGTGAAGAACGCACGCCGGCAGATGCCGGATCTTCACTTTCGGAGATGACAGCAGCTAAAAAAGAGGCGGCTTCAGTAGAGGACGAGGCGAAAGCTCTGGAACTGCTGGCCGTAGCGTCTCTCAGCATCAGAAGCGACGTCCTCAGCAAGTCCGCTTCATACGAATGGACCATAGATGACTGGAATGGGTTCTGCAGGAAATCGTCTGATC